CGGCACCGAACCCGCCGTCTGGATCGTCAAGCCGCAGGAAGACACGCTGGAACTGCGCCGCGTGCAGGTGCTGCGCTACGACGCCCGCAGCGTCACCCTGACGCAAGGCGTGCAGGCCGGCGAGCGCGTGGTCTGGCAGGGCGTGCACGCCGTGTCGGCCGGCGAGAAGGTCCGCGCGGTGCCGCCGCTGCACCCCGAGGACTTCGCATCATGAGCGCGCCGGTTCCCGAAAACCCGAACGCCGCGCACCGCCACGAGGAAGGCAAGTTCAACCTGTCGGCCTGGGCCCTGCGGCACCAGCCCCTGGTGATCTTCCTGATCACGCTGGTGACGCTGTTCGGCGTGCTGTCGTATTCGCGCCTGGCGCAGTCGGAAGACCCGCCCTTCACCTTCCGCGTGATGGTCATCAAGACCCTGTGGCCCGGCGCCACCTCGCAGCAGGTGCAGGAACAGGTCACCGACCGCATCGCCAAGAAGCTGCAGGAAACGCCGTCCACGGACTTCCTGCGCAGCTACTCGCGCCCCGGCGAATCGCTGATCTTCTTCACCATGAAGGACTCGGCGCCGGCCAGCGAGGTCGCCAACGAGTGGTACCAGGTGCGCAAGAAGGTCGGCGACATCGGCGCGACCTTGCCGCAGGGCGTGCAGGGGCCGTTCTTCAATGACGAGTTCGGCGACGTCTACACCAACATCTACACGCTGGCGGGCGACGGCTTCTCGCCGGCGCAGCTGCGCGACTACGCCGACAACCTGCGCACCGTGCTGCTGCGCGTGCCGGGCGTGGCCAAGGTCGACTACTTCGGCGAGCAGCCCGAGCACGTCTACATCGAGATCAGCAACACCCAGCTGACGCGCCTGGGCGTGTCGCCGCAGCAGATCGCCGAGGCCATCAACAGCCAGAACGCGGTGGCCAGCGCCGGCACCCTGACCACGGCCGACGACCGCGTCTTCGTGCGTCCCAGCGGCCAGTTCCAGGACACCCGGGCGCTGGCCGAGACGCTGATCCGCGTCAACGGCAAGTCGATCCGGCTGGGCGACATCGCCACCATCCACCGCGGCTACGACGATCCCCCGGCCGAGCAGATGCGCACGCGCGGCGAGCCGGTGCTGGGCATCGGCATCACCATGCAGCCAGGCCAGGACGTGGTGCACCTTGGGAAGGCGCTGGACGCCAAGTTCGGCGAACTCAAGGCGCGCCTGCCGGCCGGCCTGACGCTGACCGAAGTGTCGAGCATGCCCAAGGCGGTGTCGTTCTCGGTGGACGAGTTCCTGCGATCGGTGGCCGAGGCCGTGGCCATCGTGCTGATCGTGAGCCTGGTGTCGCTGGGCCTGCGCACCGGCATGGTGGTGGTGATCTCGATTCCGGTGGTGCTGGCCGTGACCGCGCTGTTCATGGACATGTTCGGCATCGGCCTGCACAAGGTCTCGCTGGGCACGCTGGTGCTGGCGCTGGGCCTGCTGGTGGACGACGCCATCATCGCGGTCGAGATGATGGCGGTGAAGCTGGAACAGGGCTGGAGCCGCGCGCGCGCCGCCGCCTTCGCCTACACCAGCACCGCCTTCCCGATGCTGACCGGCACGCTGGTGACGGTGGCCGGCTTCCTGCCGATCGCGCTGGCCAAGTCCAGCACCGGCGAATACACCCGCTCGATCTTCCAGGTGTCGGCGATCGCGCTGATCACCTCGTGGTTCGCCGCGGTGGTGCTGATCCCGCTGCTGGGCTACCGCATGCTGCCCGAGCGCAAGCGCGAGGCGCACCTGCCCGACGACCACGAGCACGACATCTACAACACCCGCTTCTACCAGCGCCTGCGCGGCTGGGTGGCGTGGTGCGTGGACCGCCGCTGGCGCGTGCTGCTGGCGACCGTGACGCTGTTCGTGGTGTCGATGGTCGGCTTCGGCCTGGTGCCGCAGCAGTTCTTCCCCAGCTCGGACCGCACCGAACTGCTGGTGGACGTGCGGCTGCAGGAAGGCGCCTCGTTCGCCGCCACGCTGCGCCAGGTCGAACGGCTGGAGAAGGTGCTGGACGGCCGGCCCGAGATCGCCCATTCGGTGAGCTTCGTCGGCACCGGCGCGCCGCGCTTCTACCTGCCGCTGGACCAGCAGCTGGCCACGCCCAACTTCGCCCAGATCGTCATCACCGCCCACTCGGTGGAAGACCGCGAGAAGCTGGCGCACTGGCTCGAACCGGTGTTGCACGAGCAGTTTCCGGCGATCCGCAGCCGCCTGTCGCGGCTGGAGAACGGCCCGCCGGTGGGCTTCCAGGTGCAGTTCCGCGTCAGCGGCGACAAGATCCCCGAGGTGCGCCAGGTGGCCGAGAAGGTGGCCGCCGAAGTGCGCGCCGACAGCCGCTCGGTCAACGTGCAGTTCGACTGGGACGAGCCGTCCGAGCGCTCGGTGCGCTTCGACATCGACCAGCAGAAGGCGCGCGAAGTGGGCGTAAGCTCCAACGACATCTCCAGCTTCCTGGCGATGACGCTGTCGGGCTACACCGTGACGCAGTACCGCGAGCGCGACAAGCTGATCAACGTCAGCCTGCGCGCCCCCGACAGCGAACGGGTCGATCCGGGCCGCCTGGCCACGCTCGCCATGCCCACGCCCAACGGCCCGGTGCCGCTGGGCAGCCTGGGCCACGTGCGCTATGGCCTGGAATACGGCGTCATCTGGGAACGCGATCGCCAGCCCACCATCACCGTGCAGGCCGACGTCAAGGCCGGCGCGCAGGGCATCGACGTCACCCATGCGATCGACCGGAAGCTGGACGCGCTGCGCGCCGAACTGCCGGTGGGCTACCGCATCGAGGTCGGCGGCCCGGTCGAGGAAAGCGCCAAGGGCCAATCATCCATCAACGCGCAGATGCCCATCATGGTCGTGGCGGTGCTGACGCTGCTGATGGTGCAGCTGCAGAGCTTCGCCCGCGTGCTGATGGTGGTGCTGACGGCGCCGCTCGGCCTGATCGGCGTGGTGGCCGCGCTGCTGCTGTTCGGCAAGCCGTTCGGCTTCGTCGCCATGCTGGGCGTGATCGCGATGTTCGGCATCATCATGCGCAACTCGGTGATCCTGGTCGACCAGATCGAGCAGGACATCAGCGCCGGGCACAAGCGCGTCGACGCCATCGTCGGCGCCACCGTGCGGCGCTTCCGTCCCATCACCCTGACGGCCGCGGCCGCGGTGCTGGCGCTGATCCCGCTGCTGCGCAGCAACTTCTTCGGCCCCATGGCCACCGCGCTGATGGGCGGCATCACCAGCGCCACGGTGCTGACGCTGTTCTTCCTGCCCGCGCTGTACGCGGCCTGGTTCCGCGTGCGCCACGACGAGCGCGAGGAACCCGAAGGCGTGCCGCCCGGCGCCCACGCCGGCGACAACGTAGAACGAGGAGCCTGACGATGCCTATCCGTCTCCCGACCCCGGCCTGGCGCCTGGCCACCCTGCCGCTGCTGCTGGCGCTGGGCGCCTGCGCCTTCGCCCCCGACAGCAAGCCGCCGGCCATGGCGCAGCCCGCGCAATACGGCGTCGAGGCGCTGCCCGCCGCCGGCGCGCCGGCGCAGGGCGTGGCGCAGCGTTATGCGCGCGACGCCGGCCCCGTGCCCGAATGGTGGAAACGCTTCGGCTCCGAGGCGCTCAATGCCATGGTGGAGGAAGGCCTGGCCAACAGCCCCGACCTGGCCGCGGCCGAACGCAACCTGGCCGGCGCCCGCGAGCAATTGCGCGGGCAGGTCAATTCGTCGCTGCTGCCGTCTATCGATGCCGGCGCCGACGTCACGCGCAAGCGCGCGCTGACCATGCCCAACCTGCCGGAACCGACCGCGCTCTACAACGTGTTCACCGGCCAGGTGCAGGCCAAGTACGACCTGGACCTGTTCGGCGCGGCGCGCTTCGAGAACGTGTCGCGCGCGGCCCATGTGGAACAGCAGGCGTTCCAGCTGGAATCGGCGCGCCGTTCGCTGGCCGGCAACATCGTCACCGGCGCCATCACCTCGGCCTCGCTGGCCGAGCGCGTGGCGCTGACCGAAAAGCAGGTGGTGCTGGCGCGCCAGGTGGCGCGCGACACGCAGCGCCGCTATGAGCTGGGCTCGGCCTCGCAGAACGACGCGCTGCAGGCCGACCAGGACGCCGCCACGCTGGAGGCCTCGCTGCCGGGCCTGCGCGCGCAGTGGCAGACCACCCGCCACGCGCTGGCGGTGCTGATGGGCCGCAGCCCCGACCAGGCGCCGCCGGACCTGGCCTTCGCCATGCTGGCCGTGCCCGCGGAAGTGCCGGTGCTGGTGCCGTCCGAACTGCTGGCGGCGCGGCCCGACATCCATATCGCCGAGGCCGTGCTGCGCGCGGCGGCGGCCGACGTCGGCGTGGCCACGGCGCAACTGTTCCCCAGCCTGTCTCTGTCCGCCTCGATGGGCAAGGGCGGCTTCAGCTGGCCGACGGCGCTGTCGGGCGCGGGTTCGATCTGGGCGGTGGGCGCGTCGCTGACGCAGCCGATCTTCCATGGCGGCGCGCTGCTGGCCGAGCGCAGCGCCGCCAAGGAGCGCTATGAAGCGGCGGTGCTGCAATACAAGCAGACCGTGCTGACCGCGTTCCGCGACGTGGCCGACACGCTGGCGCAGCTGGATGCGGATGGGCAGGCGCTGGCGTCGGCCGAGGCCTCGCGCCGGTCCGCCGAGCAGTCACACCGCAACACCGCCAACCGCGTGCGCCTGGGCGCGCTGGCGCCGTACACCGCGTATGCCAGCGAACAGCATTACGTCGCGGCGCGGGTGCGGGAAGTGGAATACGCCAATGCCCGCCTGACCGAAACGGCGGCGCTGTTCCAGGCGATGGGTTCGCCGGTGCGCGCGCCGCAGCCGGCCGCGGGTGGCGACGCGGCCGAATCGCAAGCGCCTCGGCAGCAGCAGCAGCAGCAGCAGCAGTAACCCGCGCCGCTCGATCCGAGCGGCCCACAGGCCCCCGACGCCTACGGCGCGGGGGCCTGTTCCTTGATACGGGAAGCGAGCGCCATGGACTCGATGCGCCGCGCCGCCGCCTGCAGCAGCGCCGTGGTCTTGTCCTGCGCGATGGTGTTGAGCCGGGTCGCCAGGAAGGTCACGGTCAGCGCGCCGAAGATGCGCCGGTCTTCCTGGAACACCGGCACCGCGATGCCGGCGCGTTCCGGCGAGATCTCCCCCACCCCCAGATAGGCGCCGCGCACCCGGATCTCGTCCAGGCGGCGGATGAAGTCGGCCTGCGTCGGCCCCAGGCCCGCGGCCTCGATCTCGGCGGCGTGTCCGTCGTACAGCTTGCGCTGGTCCTTGCGCGGCAGGAACGCGATGATGGTCTTGGCGGTGGCGCCGCGAAACAACGGGTGGGCGCGGCCGCGGCCGTGCGGGATGCCGAGCGCGTCGGGCCCGCGTTCGTGGTGGATGTTGAGGATCCGCAGGCCGTGGATGACGCTGAGCAGCACGTCGCCGCCGACCTGGTCCACCACCTCGCGCATGATCGGCCGGGCCACGCCCAGCACCGGATCGCCGTCGATGATGAGATGGTCCAGCTCGATGATGCGCGGCCCCAGCTTGTAGCCGCCGCCCGTCATGCGCAGCAGGTAACCCAGGTCCGACAGGTCGCGGATGTAGCGGTAGCCGGTCGGCGCCGAATAGGACAGCTTGGAGATGATCTCTTCCGCCGTCAGCACCGGCGTGGCCAGGCTGAAGAGGTCGAGGATCGCGAGGGCGCGCTTCAGGGTGGACATGGAATCGGCGGGCAGTGGGCGAGGCGGAACCGGCGCAGCGTATCACAGCGATCCCGGCGCGCCCCGGCGCCATAACCCGCCGCTATCGCTTCTCACCCAACGCCCTGTTTCTTGCTATCGTCTTCGCTGTTTTTATCATTTATAGAGAAAAACCAATTGGTAAAGATTGTTTTTTATCGAATAATGATACTGAAGCAGTAGACCAGCGGACAGCGAAAAGTCCGCGTCCCGCCTTGCCCGGCATGCACATCCAAGGGGAAATCGCATGAAGCAGTCCAGCAGCAGGCCCGGCGGCATCAGCCGCCGGCAATTCATGGCGGCGTCGGCCGCCTCGTTGGCGGGCGCCGCGCTCGCCCGTCCCGGCCTGGCCCGCGCGGCCGGCTATCCGTCGGAACGCCCGATCCAGTTCATCGTGCCGTTCCCGGCGGGCGGCGGCACCGACCTGGTGGCGCGGCCGCTGGCCCAGGGCATCGGCGAAGCGCTCAAGCAGAGCGTGGTGGTGATCAACAAGGGCGGCGCGGCCGGCATCATCGGCACCCAGCAGGCGGCGCGTTCGGCGCCCGACGGCTACACCGTCGCGCTCGGCTCCACCGGCACCCACACCGTGAACCAGAGCCTGTACGAGAACATCGCGTACGACCCCATCAAGGACTTCGAGCCGGTCTCGATGGTCTGCTACTACAACAACGTGCTGGTGGTGCACCCGTCGTTTCCGGCCAGGACCCTGCAGGAGTTCGTCGCCCTCATCAAGGCCAACCCCGGCAAGTACTTCTACGGCATCACGCAGAACGGCAGCTCGGCGCACCTGGCGATGGAGCTGCTGAAAGCCACCGCCGGCCTCGACCTGCCCGGCGTGCCCTACAAGGGCGCGGCGGCGGCGGTCAACGACTTCCTGGGCGGCCAGTTCCCGGTGCTGATGGACGTGGTGATCAACCAGCAGCAATTCATCCAGGGCGGCAAGTCGCGGCCGCTGGCGGTGACGTCCAGCGCGCGCTCGCCCGCCCTGCCCGACGTGCCGACGGTGGCCGAGTCCGGCTATCCGGGCTATCAGGCGATCGGCTGGAACGGCGTGTTCGTGCCCGCCGGCACGCCGCCCGCCATCGTCCAGACGCTCAACGGCGCGGTGCAAAGCGCGCTCAAGCAGCCCGCCCTGGCGCAACTGACCCAGAACGGGCTGGAACTGCACGGCGGCACGCCCGACGAGCTGCGCCGTTTCGTCGCCACCGAAAGCGAGAAATGGCGCGCCCTGATCAAGAACGCCAACATCAAGGCCACCTGATGCAAGCCATTCCTTATGGCGTCCCGCTGGACGCCGCCGCCAACCCCTGGCTGGCGCTCGACCATGAACTGCGCGCCCAGGGCCGGCGCGCGCCCTCGGCCCCGCCGGTGCGGGCCGTGGTGTGCGTGACCGTGCACGTCGACGGCCCCGCCGTCGAGGTCGGCCGCAAGCAATTCCCCGGCGCCGGCATCCATACCGCCGGCCGCTACGCCATCCGCCGCGGCGTGCCGCGCCACCTGGAGATCCTGGCGCGCCACGCCCTGCCGGCGACCTTCTTCGCCTGCGGCTACGACGTCGAGCACTACCCCGAGACCTTCCGCGCCATCCTGGCCGCCGGCCACGAGATCGCCGCCCACGGCTACCTGCATGAGGCCTGGGACCTGGGCGAGGACGAACCCGCGCTGCTGGAAAAGACCCACACCCTGATCCAACGGCAACTGGGCGTGACGCCGGCGGGCTGGTGTTCGCCGTCGGGCCGCAAGAGCCACCGCACCCTGCCCACGCTGCGCCGGCTCGGCTACTGCTATGACGCCAGCGAAAAGGACCGCGACCGCCCCTATCTGCCGGCCGGCGGCGACGATGGCTTCGTCATGCTGCCGAACAACACGGTGTCGCTGGACGACTATCCGTTCTATTTCACCGGCCACAGCCTGGCCGCCGAGGCCTGCGACAACTGGATCGAGGAATTCGAGGCGCTGCGCCAGGCCGAGGGCTACATCCATTTCACCGTGCACCCCAAGGCCGCCGGCGGTTCCGGCACGCCGGCGCGCGCCGCCGCCATGGACCGCTTCCTGGCCCACGTCGCCGCCCAGCCGGACGTGCACTGCATGACGCTGGAAGCCCTGGCCCGCCATTGCCTGGCCCACCCCGCCGCCTGGAGAATCGCATGACGGGCCCCAAGACCGTACTGGTCACCCTCAACGTACAGGGCATCGGCCCCGAAGCCGCCACCCGCCCGGAACACGAACTGCACGGCCGCGACGGCCATGGCCGCTATACCTATGGCGGCGGCCTGGCGCGGGTGCTGGACATGCTGCGGCGCCAGGAGATCCGCGCCACGCTGTTCTGGCCGGCCTTCGAGGCCGAGCGCTGCCGCGACCTGCTGGAACAGAGCCTGCGCGACGGCCACGAAGCCGCCTCGCAGGGCAACGCCTTCGAGGACCTGGCCGCGCTCGGCGAGCGCGAGGCCGAAGTCCTGCAACGCGGCCGCGACCGTCTGGCGGCGCTGACCGGCCAGGCGCCGCGGGGCTTTCGCTGGACCGGCGGCGGCTTCAGCCCGCGCACCCTGCCGCTGCTGCGCGAGCTGGGCTACCGCTACGACAGCAGCGCCATCGACGACGACGCGCCCTACGCGCTGGACGCGGACGGCGCCCCCGGCATGGTCGAACTGCCCTGGAGCGAAGGCCTGTGCGACGCCAGCCATTTTGGCCGCCGCGTCACCCAGGACCGCGCCTATGCGCACCTGGCCGAACAGGGCGACGCCCTGCTGGCGGCCGAGGGCTACGCCTGCCTGACGCTGCACCCGCGCGCCGACAACGGCGTCGGACGCGCCGCCCGGTTGCAGATGATCGAACGGCTGCTCGACCGGCTGCGCGCCGCCGGCGCCGGCTTTGCCCGCTGCGACGACCTGGCGCGCGAACACGCGGCCGGCGCCTGACCGATGCGCCGCCGCCCTGCCGGCGCGGCCTGTCCCCGGCCTGGCGGCGGCATCCGGCGGACGCAGCGGCGGTCTCCCCGGGCAACTGCCGCGGGTCCTGGCGGACCGTTATCCCCGGGCAAACCCTGGGTAATATTGGCGCCAAAATAAGCTAATATTTTTGCAACATTCCCTCCTCTCCCCCGACCTCACGGCGCCTGGCGCCGCTATCCGTCCATGACCCAGATCACCCAATTCCCGTTCGTATCGGTCTCCGGTACTCCCGACGCCCGCGGCCGCGCCTATGGCCAGCAAGCCGCCGATCGCGTGCGCAAGAGCGCCGCCATGTACGGCCAGACGCTGGTCGACCTGGGTTACGACGCCATGGCGCGCACCCGCCTGATCGAGAGCTTCGCCCGCGAAATCGAGAACTTCGCGCCGCACTACCTCGAGGAAATGCGCGGCATCGCCGCCGGCGCCAACGTGCCGTTCGAAGACATCGTGATGGTCAACGCCCGCACCGAAGTCATCGCCAAGGCCCGCGCCGAAAAGAAGAAGGCCGCCGAGCTCGAACCCGGCGACGGCTGCACCGGCGCCCTGATCCTGCCGACCCGCTCGGCCAATGGCCGCCTGATCCACGGCCAGAACTGGGACTGGCGCGCCGAGTGCGCCGAGACCGCCATCGTGCTGCGCGTGCGCAACGACAACGGCCCGGACATCCTGACCTTCGTCGAGGCCGGCGGCCTGGCCCGCAGCGGCCTGAACAGCGCCGGCGTGTCGATCACCGCCAACTACCTGGAATCCGACCGCGACTTCCGCCAGCTCGGCGTGCCGCTGTCGCTGATCCGCCGCAAGGTGCTGGAACAGGAACACTTCGCGCTGGCGATCAAGGCGGTCAGCACCACCCAGAAGTCCTGCTCCAACAACATCATGATCGGCATGGCCGCGGGCTTCGGCGTCGATTACGAATGCACCACCGATGAAGCCTTCCCGATCTACCCGGGCGCCGACGACCTGATCGTGCACGCCAACCACTGGGTCAGCGAAGTCGCCCTGGGCAAACTGCGCGACACCGGCCGCGCCAGCACCCCGGAAAGCGCCTACCGCGACTGGCGCGTGCGCCGCCTGCTGAACGAAAAGGACAAGCTGACCCGCGAAGACCTCAAGCGCGCGCTGTTCGACGACTTCGGCACGCCCTACTCGGTCTGCCGCCCGCCGCGTCCCGGCAGCCACGACAACCTGTCGGCCACCGTCGCCATGGTCGTCATGGAACCGGCCGCAGGCCTGATGGAAGTGGCGCCGCTGCCGGCGCTGAACCGCACCTTCACCCGTTACAGCCTGGACGCCGAGCCCGAGCTGCTGGCCGCGGCCTGAGCTTTCCCGGTCCCTTGACCGCCGGCGGCGGCCGGATCCCCCGGCCGCCCGCGCAACCCCTGGAAACGCATCCATGAAAACAAAACTCCTGACTACCGCGGTTGCCCTGGCGCTGGGCGCGCTGGCCGGCTCCGCCCTGGCCCAGGCGCCGGCGCCGCTGCGCATCTCGTTCACCGCCGACATCCGCTCGACCGAGCCCGGCGTCAACCGCGACAGCAACAGCGACGCGGTCGTGCTGCACATCGTCGAAGGCCTGGTGGCCTACGGCGAGGACGCCGAAGTCCGCCCGCTGCTGGCCGAATCCATCGACATCAGCCCCGACGGCAAGACCTACACCTTCAAGCTGCGCCAGGGCGTCAAGTTCCACAACGGCGCGCCGCTGACCTCGGCCGACGTGCTCTGGACCTGGCAGCATTACACCGCCGCCAACTCCGGCTGGCGCTGCGCCAGCGAATTCGATGGCCGCGGCACCGTCAAGGTCACCAGCGTCGAGGCGCCCGACGCCCAGACCGTGGTCTATCACCTGGAAAAACCCAGCAGCCTGTTCCTGGCCTCGCTGGCGCGCGCCGACTGTGGCGGCACGGGCATCCTGCAGAAGGCCTCGGTCAAGGCCGACGGCAGCTGGGACAAGCCCATCGGCACCGGCCCCTTCGCCTTCGCCGAATGGAAGCGCGGCGAGTACGTGCGCCTGACCAAGTTCGCCGACTACGCCAACCGCGACGGCAAGCGCGACGGCTACGCCGGCTCCAAGCGCCCCTTGGTGGACGAAGTGCGCTTCGTCATCGTGCCCGACGACTCCACCGCCAAGGCCGCCCTGCAACGCGGCAACATCGACATCATCGAGGACGTCTCCAACAACGACGTGCCGGTGCTGCAAGGCACCCCCAACGTCAAGGTCGCCTACGCGCCCGTCATGAGCATGACCGCGCTGCTGCTGCAGACCAAGGACCCGCTGCTGTCCAATCCCAAGATCCGCCAGGCCCTGGCCCACGCCATCGACTACGACCAGCTCGCCGCCGCCGTCACCGAAGGCCTGGCCAAGCCCAACAACTCCATCGTCCCGCTGGTCTCGCCGTACAACGACGCCGCCCAGAAGGAAGGCTGGAAATACGACCCCGCGCTGTCCCAGAAGCTGCTCAAGGAAGCCGGCTACAAGGGCCAGGAACTGGAACTGATCACGACCAAGCGCTACCCGCAGTCGTACAACTCCGCCGTCATCATCCAGGCCATGCTGCAGGCCGTCGGCATCAACGCCAAGCTGTCCGTGTCCGAATGGGCCACCCAGCTCGACCGCTACAACGCCGGCACCTACCAGATGATGACCTTCCCGTACTCCGCCCGCCTGGACGCGGCGCTGAACTACGAAATGGTCACCGGCGACAAGGCCAAGCAGCCGCGCAAGGTCTGGGACAACCCCGAAGCCCAGAAACTCCTGGACGCCGCCTCGGTCGACACCGACCACGCCAAGCGCCAGGCCTCCTTCGACCAGCTGCACAAGCTGTTCCTGGCCGACGTCCCCAGCATCCCGCTCTACAACGGCCTGGACATCGGCGCCTTCCGCACCGACATCAAGGGCTACACCCCCTGGGCCGTGAAAAAGCCGCGCGCCTGGGAAGTGGAACGCGTGGCGAAGTAAATCCAGCGCACCGCACCAAACGAAGAGGCCGCGAAAGCGGCCTCTTTGCATTGCGACACCCGAAAAAATAAAACCGCCCCGGCAACCGTCAAGCTTCAACGGTCGAGTCCGGGGCGGCGTTGGCCTGGCGTGCGCGGGGCGTGTAGATGCGCCCGAGGGAATCCGTAGGTAGCCGAAGGCGGACGAGGATGACAAAGGGGAAGTCCGGAGCGAACGCTCCGGACCGCAATCGTAGCCCCGCGCACGGCAGGCCAACGCCGCCCCGGACGGCCCCCAAAAAAACAACCGTCCGCCAAAAACCTACTAACTACTTACTTGCCAACGATCTTAGTCTCCCAAGCCCGCGGCTTCCCCTCCCAAACCGAAAACCCCTCGACCCGCTTATTCGTCGCCCAAGCATCCGCCCCGTTATAAAGCACCAGCAACGGCGTCTGCTCCAACATCAACGCATGCAGCTGGTCAAACAGCTTCTGCCGCTTGGCCGGATCCGACTCCAGGAAGCTCTCGTCGATCAGCTTCTGCGCCTCGGGATCATCCCAGACCTTGCGCGGCTGCTTGGTCTTGTCGCCCGCGAACTGCTCGAAGCTCAGCGCCGGATCGATCCGCGACGAGAACGTGAACGAACTGATCTGGTACTTGCCCGTGTTGTAGCGGTCCAGCTGCGTGGCCCATTCCAGCACCTCGATCTTGGCATTGATGCCCACCGCCTGCATCATCGCCTGCGCGATCACCGCCACCTGGTAGCTCGGCACGTGCGCGCGCTTGTTGGCGTAGATCACGATC
The window above is part of the Achromobacter deleyi genome. Proteins encoded here:
- a CDS encoding ABC transporter substrate-binding protein, whose translation is MKTKLLTTAVALALGALAGSALAQAPAPLRISFTADIRSTEPGVNRDSNSDAVVLHIVEGLVAYGEDAEVRPLLAESIDISPDGKTYTFKLRQGVKFHNGAPLTSADVLWTWQHYTAANSGWRCASEFDGRGTVKVTSVEAPDAQTVVYHLEKPSSLFLASLARADCGGTGILQKASVKADGSWDKPIGTGPFAFAEWKRGEYVRLTKFADYANRDGKRDGYAGSKRPLVDEVRFVIVPDDSTAKAALQRGNIDIIEDVSNNDVPVLQGTPNVKVAYAPVMSMTALLLQTKDPLLSNPKIRQALAHAIDYDQLAAAVTEGLAKPNNSIVPLVSPYNDAAQKEGWKYDPALSQKLLKEAGYKGQELELITTKRYPQSYNSAVIIQAMLQAVGINAKLSVSEWATQLDRYNAGTYQMMTFPYSARLDAALNYEMVTGDKAKQPRKVWDNPEAQKLLDAASVDTDHAKRQASFDQLHKLFLADVPSIPLYNGLDIGAFRTDIKGYTPWAVKKPRAWEVERVAK